A stretch of Planctomicrobium piriforme DNA encodes these proteins:
- a CDS encoding TolC family protein → MNSIRCFRIAVCCGCVALAGGCQTAAKQVSILKPAAPVVVNEAPEEEVTADKPIALVDMEAAGEEVELTAYLDGPMTAEAAPTIPPAPPASKLDPVPETAAGDGFTLEALEYLALQNNPAIAQAAASAHKATGFRQQVGRYPNPIVGYSGQQLDDKGTDQHMAYVQQDFISAHKLRLNERVLDHEVQSQLWEVEAQRYRVLTDIRIRFYQALAAQQRGELAKEFQQVAGEGVRIAEIRRQALEGSVPEVLQAEIQLNEVDLIRQRAEITYLATWSELIAVAGMPGMAEQRLIGNLRVDAPPRDWNAAFYEIAQNNPSLLAARSRIGRAAANMTRQEVQAVPNMQAWVGGGYDNGTNNQMMNVQMGLPLPIFNKNGGNISAAQAEFCRAAQDVRRIELSIKQRLAMVSRQYDSASITVDRLEKQILPRAKQTLELSEKAYGAGEFGFLQVLVARRTFFDSNLQYNTALVELAEAKSMVDGLLLDGGLNDVQDTQMDDGLRGQALSGQ, encoded by the coding sequence ATGAACTCCATCCGCTGTTTTCGAATTGCCGTCTGCTGCGGTTGCGTCGCGCTCGCCGGCGGATGTCAGACCGCCGCGAAACAGGTGTCGATTCTCAAGCCAGCCGCACCGGTCGTGGTGAACGAAGCGCCGGAAGAAGAAGTCACCGCCGACAAGCCGATTGCCCTGGTCGACATGGAAGCGGCCGGAGAAGAAGTCGAACTCACGGCCTATCTCGACGGCCCGATGACGGCGGAAGCGGCTCCGACGATCCCCCCTGCTCCGCCGGCATCGAAGCTGGATCCGGTTCCAGAGACGGCCGCTGGAGACGGTTTCACGCTCGAAGCACTCGAATATCTGGCCCTGCAGAATAACCCCGCCATCGCCCAGGCGGCTGCGTCAGCCCACAAGGCGACCGGCTTTCGTCAACAGGTGGGCCGTTATCCGAACCCGATCGTCGGCTACAGCGGCCAGCAATTGGACGACAAGGGGACCGATCAGCACATGGCCTATGTGCAGCAGGATTTCATTTCCGCGCACAAGCTCCGGCTGAACGAACGGGTTCTCGATCACGAAGTGCAGTCGCAGCTCTGGGAAGTGGAAGCCCAGCGGTATCGCGTGCTGACTGATATTCGCATCCGCTTCTATCAGGCTCTCGCCGCTCAGCAGCGGGGCGAACTGGCGAAAGAATTTCAGCAAGTGGCCGGCGAAGGGGTCCGCATCGCCGAAATCCGTCGTCAGGCTCTCGAAGGGTCCGTGCCGGAAGTGCTGCAGGCGGAGATTCAGCTCAACGAAGTCGACCTCATTCGGCAGCGTGCTGAAATTACCTATCTGGCCACCTGGAGCGAACTGATCGCCGTGGCCGGGATGCCGGGCATGGCCGAACAGCGGCTGATCGGCAACCTGCGGGTCGATGCTCCGCCGCGCGACTGGAATGCCGCGTTCTACGAAATCGCTCAGAACAATCCTTCGCTGCTGGCAGCCCGTTCACGCATCGGCCGGGCCGCGGCGAACATGACCCGACAGGAAGTACAGGCGGTTCCCAACATGCAGGCCTGGGTCGGGGGCGGATACGATAACGGCACCAACAATCAGATGATGAACGTCCAGATGGGACTGCCGTTGCCGATCTTCAACAAGAACGGCGGCAACATTAGTGCGGCCCAGGCGGAGTTCTGCCGCGCTGCTCAAGACGTGCGTCGCATCGAGCTGAGCATCAAGCAGCGTCTGGCGATGGTGTCGCGGCAGTACGACTCGGCCTCGATCACCGTCGACCGGCTCGAAAAGCAGATTCTCCCGCGAGCCAAGCAGACGCTCGAACTTTCCGAGAAAGCGTACGGCGCAGGCGAGTTCGGGTTCTTGCAGGTGCTGGTGGCGCGACGGACGTTCTTCGATTCGAACCTGCAGTACAACACCGCCCTGGTGGAACTGGCCGAAGCGAAGTCGATGGTCGACGGCCTGCTGCTCGACGGCGGCCTGAACGACGTGCAGGACACCCAGATGGACGACGGCCTCCGCGGCCAGGCACTGTCGGGGCAGTAG
- a CDS encoding amino acid ABC transporter ATP-binding protein produces the protein MIRLQNIVKRYGKTEVLRGVSLTVAKGEVCVLLGPSGGGKSTLLRTINGLETFEAGEIQVDDITLPPNGQPGRDAALVRIRKRVGMVFQQFNLFPHRSVLQNVIEAPVHVLGRPVEEARAHAKKLLDRVGLGEKCDAYPGQLSGGQQQRVAIARALAMNPEAILFDEPTSALDPRMTAEVTSVMSDLASEGQTMIVVTHGMGFARAVAHQVHLLHAGSIAESGPPEEIFEHPRTEVGQAFLAESRKG, from the coding sequence ATGATCCGCCTGCAGAACATCGTCAAACGCTACGGCAAAACAGAAGTCCTGCGGGGAGTGTCGCTCACCGTGGCGAAGGGGGAAGTGTGCGTCCTGCTCGGCCCCTCAGGCGGCGGAAAGAGCACGCTCCTGCGGACCATCAACGGACTCGAAACCTTCGAGGCCGGCGAAATTCAGGTCGATGACATCACCTTGCCTCCCAACGGTCAGCCCGGTCGCGACGCCGCGCTGGTCCGCATCCGTAAACGGGTCGGCATGGTGTTCCAGCAGTTCAATCTCTTTCCGCATCGCAGTGTTTTACAGAACGTCATTGAGGCCCCGGTGCATGTCCTCGGCCGGCCGGTGGAAGAGGCCCGGGCACACGCGAAGAAGCTGCTCGATCGCGTCGGCCTGGGTGAGAAGTGCGATGCGTACCCCGGGCAGCTCTCAGGCGGGCAGCAACAACGAGTGGCGATCGCCCGCGCGCTGGCCATGAATCCGGAAGCCATTCTCTTCGACGAACCCACGAGCGCTCTCGACCCCCGCATGACGGCCGAAGTCACCAGCGTGATGAGCGATCTCGCGAGCGAAGGCCAGACGATGATCGTCGTCACCCACGGGATGGGCTTCGCCCGGGCAGTCGCCCATCAGGTCCACCTGCTGCACGCCGGCTCGATCGCCGAATCCGGCCCGCCCGAAGAAATCTTCGAACACCCCCGCACCGAAGTCGGCCAGGCCTTCCTCGCCGAAAGCCGGAAGGGTTGA
- the smpB gene encoding SsrA-binding protein SmpB, with product MAPRNKTSAKDDPNTRVVCRNRRARHDYDILDEIECGMVLMGSEVKSIRDNKISIDEAFARMENGEVWLHNCDIAEYPQATYLNHQRRRSRKLLLNRREIRKFVEAAEQSGMTMIPLDVHFTNGRVKVQLAIGKGRKVHDKRDRLKETEAKKNIRAALRRERD from the coding sequence ATGGCCCCCCGGAACAAGACCTCTGCCAAAGACGACCCGAACACCAGAGTGGTGTGCCGCAACCGGCGTGCGCGGCACGACTACGACATTCTCGACGAGATCGAGTGCGGCATGGTGCTGATGGGGAGCGAGGTCAAAAGCATCCGCGATAACAAGATTTCCATCGACGAGGCCTTTGCCCGGATGGAGAATGGGGAAGTCTGGCTGCATAACTGCGACATCGCCGAGTACCCGCAGGCGACCTACCTGAATCATCAGCGCCGCCGTTCGCGGAAGCTGCTGCTGAATCGACGGGAGATCCGCAAGTTTGTCGAAGCGGCCGAGCAGTCGGGCATGACGATGATTCCGCTCGATGTCCATTTCACCAACGGCCGGGTGAAGGTGCAACTCGCAATCGGCAAAGGCCGCAAAGTCCACGACAAGCGGGACCGCCTGAAAGAGACCGAAGCCAAGAAGAACATCAGGGCGGCTCTGCGGCGCGAGCGAGACTGA